One Vitis riparia cultivar Riparia Gloire de Montpellier isolate 1030 chromosome 4, EGFV_Vit.rip_1.0, whole genome shotgun sequence genomic window carries:
- the LOC117912282 gene encoding GDSL esterase/lipase At5g33370-like: MDKIISMANSSVLVMVLMALLGTLAPLTEARAFFVFGDSLVDSGNNNYLVTSARADSPPYGIDYPTHRATGRFSNGLNIPDIISQTIKSESTLPYLSPQLTGKKLLVGANFASAGIGILNDTGIQFLNIIRIYRQLEYFQQYQQRLTALVGAQKARGIVNQALVLITLGGNDFVNNYYLVPNSARSRQFALPNYVRYLISEYQKILMRLYKLGARRVLVTGTGPMGCVPAERAMRSRNGECAAELQQASALFNPQLVQMLQGLNKKFNADVFIAANTHKMHMDFITDPQAFGFTTSKIACCGQGPYNGLGLCTVLSNLCPNRGQYAFWDAFHPSEKANRLIVQQIMTGSTMYMNPMNLSTIMALDSRT; encoded by the exons ATGGATAAGATCATTTCAATGGCTAACTCATCAGTTTTGGTGATGGTACTCATGGCATTGTTGGGAACCCTAGCTCCTCTCACTGAGGCTCGGGCTTTCTTCGTCTTTGGAGACTCGCTCGTTGACAGTGGCAACAACAACTACTTGGTCACCAGCGCCCGTGCTGATTCGCCACCTTACGGCATTGATTATCCTACTCACCGTGCCACTGGCCGCTTCTCCAATGGCCTTAACATTCCTGATATTATCA GTCAGACAATTAAATCGGAATCTACATTGCCATACCTGAGCCCGCAGCTTACAGGGAAAAAACTACTAGTTGGTGCCAATTTCGCTTCTGCTGGTATCGGAATCCTCAATGACACTGGGATTCAGTTT CTTAACATAATCAGAATATATAGACAGTTGGAGTACTTCCAACAATACCAGCAAAGGTTGACTGCACTAGTTGGAGCTCAGAAGGCTAGGGGAATTGTAAACCAAGCACTCGTCCTCATCACTCTAGGCGGCAACGACTTCGTCAACAACTACTACTTGGTGCCCAACTCTGCAAGATCTCGCCAATTTGCTCTTCCCAATTATGTTCGCTATCTCATCTCTGAGTACCAAAAAATTCTAATG AGGCTATATAAGCTTGGAGCACGAAGGGTTCTTGTGACGGGCACTGGACCAATGGGGTGTGTACCAGCAGAACGTGCCATGAGGAGCAGAAACGGCGAGTGCGCAGCTGAATTGCAGCAAGCTTCAGCCTTGTTCAACCCACAACTCGTTCAGATGCTACAAGGActcaataaaaagtttaatgcAGATGTCTTCATCGCTGCCAATACACACAAAATGCATATGGACTTCATCACTGATCCTCAGGCATTTG GGTTTACAACATCAAAGATAGCATGTTGTGGGCAAGGACCCTACAATGGGCTCGGACTTTGCACGGTGCTCTCAAACCTGTGCCCCAACCGAGGCCAGTATGCGTTTTGGgatgcattccatccatccgaAAAGGCAAACAGACTGATAGTACAACAGATCATGACCGGCTCAACCATGTACATGAACCCCATGAATCTCAGCACCATCATGGCCTTGGATTCAAGGACTTGA